Proteins encoded in a region of the Brevundimonas vesicularis genome:
- a CDS encoding arginyltransferase, with translation MTQHVPTRQLRFFMTSVAPCPYLPGKTERKVFANLPFSDGAHVNDELTLAGFRRSQNIAYRPACEACDACVSVRLPVPEFAFTRSQRKVLARNADLSRDLVEAEATTEQFQLLRRYLTTRHPTGGMSDMGWLDYVAMVEDTAVRTHLIEYRLPSTDGGPGDLVAVTLTDLLKDGLSMVYSFYDPTIERRSLGRFAILDHVRQAAIVGLPFVYLGYWVQGSAKMDYKADFRPMETLGKLGWSRRDA, from the coding sequence GTGACCCAGCACGTACCGACCCGACAGCTTCGCTTCTTCATGACCTCGGTCGCGCCCTGCCCCTATCTGCCGGGCAAGACGGAGCGGAAGGTCTTCGCCAACCTCCCCTTCTCGGACGGCGCGCACGTCAATGATGAACTGACGCTGGCCGGTTTTCGCCGCAGCCAGAACATCGCCTATCGCCCGGCATGCGAGGCCTGTGACGCCTGCGTTTCGGTGCGGCTGCCGGTGCCGGAGTTCGCCTTCACCCGTTCGCAGCGCAAGGTTCTGGCCCGCAACGCCGACCTGTCGCGCGACCTGGTCGAAGCGGAGGCGACGACCGAGCAGTTCCAGCTTCTGCGCCGCTACCTAACCACGCGCCATCCGACCGGCGGCATGAGCGACATGGGCTGGCTGGATTACGTCGCCATGGTCGAGGATACGGCCGTGCGAACCCATCTGATCGAATACCGTCTGCCCTCCACCGACGGCGGACCGGGCGATCTGGTCGCCGTGACCCTGACGGACCTGCTGAAAGACGGTCTGTCGATGGTCTACAGCTTCTATGATCCGACGATAGAGCGGCGCAGCCTGGGCCGGTTCGCCATCCTGGATCATGTGCGCCAGGCCGCCATCGTCGGCCTGCCGTTCGTCTATCTCGGCTATTGGGTCCAGGGCTCGGCCAAGATGGATTACAAGGCCGACTTCCGCCCGATGGAAACTCTCGGCAAGCTCGGCTGGTCACGCCGGGACGCCTGA